A genomic stretch from Phycisphaerae bacterium includes:
- a CDS encoding NAD-dependent epimerase/dehydratase family protein, with protein MTDQRQGLNLSNQTALVTGGGGFLGKAIVLQLLSAGCRVRCFSRNAYPELTALGVEPVRGDLMDRAAVAKAAAGCDVVFHVAAKAGIWGSYDSYYRPNVIGTQHVIDACRQQRVRRLVHTSSPSVVFDGHDMEGVSESVPYASHFHAPYPATKAAAEQAVLAANGPELATTALRPHLIWGPGDNHLVPRIISRAKRLRRIGRTNKLVDSVYIDNAAEAHVLAAARLDIGSRVAGRAYFISNGEPRPIWDLVGCILAAAGLPPVTKSVPLGVARAASMLIELTYRFFRAEREPPLTRFLVSELSTAHWFDIIAARRDLDYQPRVSIAEGLDRLRDWLSSREGR; from the coding sequence ATGACCGATCAGCGGCAAGGATTAAACCTGTCAAATCAAACGGCGCTCGTCACAGGCGGCGGCGGATTCCTTGGCAAAGCGATCGTGCTTCAGCTTTTGTCCGCCGGCTGCCGCGTGAGGTGTTTCTCTCGCAACGCGTACCCGGAGCTGACCGCACTCGGAGTGGAGCCGGTACGCGGCGACCTGATGGATCGCGCGGCGGTCGCGAAGGCGGCGGCCGGCTGCGACGTCGTCTTTCATGTCGCGGCAAAAGCCGGGATCTGGGGTTCGTACGACTCGTATTACAGACCGAACGTCATCGGGACGCAGCATGTCATCGACGCATGCCGCCAACAGCGCGTGCGCAGGCTCGTCCACACAAGTTCGCCCAGCGTCGTGTTCGACGGCCATGACATGGAGGGCGTGAGCGAGTCAGTGCCATATGCGTCGCACTTTCACGCGCCCTACCCGGCGACCAAGGCGGCGGCCGAGCAAGCTGTTCTGGCCGCGAACGGGCCGGAACTGGCAACAACGGCGCTGCGACCACACCTGATCTGGGGGCCGGGCGACAACCATCTCGTTCCGCGGATCATTTCGCGAGCGAAGAGGCTGCGGCGCATCGGAAGAACGAACAAGCTGGTCGACAGCGTATATATTGACAACGCGGCCGAAGCGCATGTGCTGGCGGCGGCGCGACTGGACATTGGATCGCGGGTCGCTGGGCGTGCGTACTTCATATCAAACGGGGAGCCGCGACCGATCTGGGATCTCGTCGGGTGCATCCTCGCCGCGGCGGGTCTTCCGCCGGTGACGAAGTCAGTGCCGCTTGGTGTCGCTCGCGCGGCATCGATGCTCATTGAATTGACCTATCGCTTTTTCAGAGCGGAACGGGAGCCGCCACTTACCCGATTTCTCGTGAGTGAACTTTCCACCGCGCACTGGTTTGACATCATCGCGGCTCGCCGGGACCTGGATTATCAACCGCGCGTATCGATCGCCGAAGGTCTGGACCGACTCCGCGATTGGCTTTCGTCGCGAGAAGGGAGATAG
- a CDS encoding ROK family protein, with the protein MTLAIGIDLGGTAIKGGLVDESGEVLHRTSIATNAVEGVDAVINRIADFANTLSDHAASRHSRPVGIGVGAPGTMRLPEGVILSAPNLPGWSHVEFVPRLKRLVTLPVVLNNDANAAALGESVCGAGRGVRDMLMLTLGTGVGGGIIIGGRLLRGERGNAGELGHIIVQPGGLPCNCGQAGCLEAHASASATGRLAMQRLAAGECSTLQSILDRNGHVTSADVAAAAQSGDSLAASVWSETCRYLAIACIGLRHTFDPQCIVLAGGMSEAGDFLISGVNDAIHALISPRLGPPPELRLAQLGNDAGFVGAAMTVFQKE; encoded by the coding sequence ATGACCCTCGCAATCGGGATTGATCTGGGCGGCACCGCCATCAAGGGCGGATTGGTCGACGAATCCGGCGAAGTTCTTCATCGCACGTCGATTGCCACCAACGCAGTCGAAGGCGTTGATGCGGTCATCAATCGGATTGCCGATTTTGCGAATACCCTCTCCGATCATGCGGCAAGTCGGCACAGCCGGCCCGTTGGGATCGGCGTTGGCGCGCCAGGCACGATGCGGCTGCCCGAAGGTGTCATTCTCTCCGCACCCAATCTTCCGGGTTGGTCGCACGTCGAATTTGTGCCGCGGCTGAAACGACTGGTCACATTGCCGGTCGTGCTGAACAACGACGCCAACGCGGCCGCGCTGGGTGAATCCGTCTGTGGCGCGGGGCGAGGCGTGCGAGACATGCTCATGCTGACGCTCGGGACAGGAGTCGGCGGAGGTATCATCATTGGCGGAAGGCTGCTACGCGGCGAACGTGGCAATGCAGGCGAGCTGGGGCACATCATCGTTCAGCCTGGAGGTCTCCCCTGCAACTGCGGGCAGGCGGGATGCCTCGAAGCACACGCTTCCGCTTCGGCGACCGGCCGGTTGGCGATGCAGCGGTTGGCCGCTGGTGAGTGCTCCACGCTTCAATCGATTCTTGATCGCAACGGGCATGTCACGTCGGCCGATGTGGCTGCGGCGGCACAATCGGGCGACTCACTCGCGGCATCGGTCTGGTCCGAAACCTGTCGCTACCTGGCGATTGCCTGCATCGGTCTGCGTCACACCTTCGATCCGCAATGCATCGTACTGGCGGGGGGGATGAGTGAAGCAGGTGATTTTCTGATCTCGGGCGTAAATGATGCGATCCATGCCTTGATTTCGCCACGCCTCGGCCCGCCTCCCGAATTGCGTCTCGCGCAACTGGGCAACGATGCGGGATTCGTGGGGGCGGCCATGACGGTCTTTCAAAAGGAATGA
- a CDS encoding TatD family hydrolase — protein MLIDSHCHLTSEALFPTVHAVIHRAVDAGVTEFVTIATDLEDAVKAIALSDKYRPVHVVAGVHPHEAGKTVDGWDARLLDIARRDDVFGVGEMGLDYHYDFSDRAAQHRVFRRQLEIAVEVGKPVVIHSRDAHSDVMEILRDIAPTSGAVFHCFTGTRGEADDILDAGYWLSLTGVVTFRRSDGLREIARSLPADRIMVETDSPYLSPEPVRNVRPNEPVTVVHTAACIAQVRGISAEELAALATANTRRFFRLPNE, from the coding sequence ATGCTGATCGATTCACACTGCCACCTGACGTCCGAAGCGCTGTTTCCCACTGTCCATGCGGTAATCCATCGGGCTGTCGATGCGGGCGTAACCGAGTTTGTCACCATCGCCACGGACCTGGAGGACGCTGTGAAGGCCATCGCCCTCAGCGACAAATACCGCCCCGTGCATGTTGTCGCGGGTGTGCACCCTCATGAGGCGGGCAAAACCGTGGATGGATGGGATGCACGGCTACTTGATATCGCGCGCCGTGACGATGTGTTCGGCGTGGGCGAAATGGGACTGGATTATCACTATGACTTTTCCGATCGGGCCGCGCAGCATCGCGTCTTTCGCCGACAGCTGGAGATTGCGGTCGAAGTCGGCAAGCCGGTTGTGATACACTCCCGCGATGCGCATTCGGATGTCATGGAAATTCTGCGTGATATCGCACCGACGAGCGGCGCGGTGTTCCATTGCTTCACGGGAACTCGCGGCGAGGCGGACGACATTCTGGATGCCGGCTACTGGCTTTCGCTGACCGGAGTCGTGACATTCAGGCGATCGGACGGCCTGCGCGAAATCGCGAGATCATTGCCGGCCGACCGGATCATGGTTGAGACCGATTCTCCGTATCTTTCACCCGAGCCGGTGCGAAATGTCCGTCCCAACGAACCGGTCACCGTCGTCCACACCGCTGCGTGCATCGCCCAGGTGCGCGGCATCTCGGCAGAGGAACTGGCAGCGCTGGCAACTGCGAACACCAGGCGGTTCTTCAGGCTTCCGAACGAATAA
- a CDS encoding YraN family protein → MALFRRDIGRRGEQAAAVFLRRRGLRIVEKNYHCGFGEIDLICADGKTIVFVEVKTLSANVHADPEEHVTPSKRMRIERAARMWLQSLGNPRLLCRFDVVSVVMPKVGEPTIRHIIDAFPPSRWCR, encoded by the coding sequence GTGGCGCTGTTTCGTCGAGACATCGGCCGCCGTGGGGAGCAGGCCGCCGCTGTTTTTCTTCGCCGACGTGGGCTTCGCATTGTCGAGAAAAACTACCATTGCGGCTTCGGCGAGATCGATTTGATCTGCGCCGACGGCAAGACCATCGTCTTCGTGGAGGTCAAGACGCTGTCGGCGAATGTTCACGCCGACCCGGAAGAACACGTCACGCCGAGCAAGCGGATGCGGATCGAGCGGGCTGCCAGAATGTGGCTGCAATCCCTTGGCAATCCGCGGCTTCTGTGCCGGTTTGACGTGGTAAGTGTCGTCATGCCGAAAGTCGGTGAACCGACGATTCGCCATATCATCGACGCATTTCCGCCGTCAAGGTGGTGTCGCTGA
- the rplS gene encoding 50S ribosomal protein L19: MRNKFITAVESAHLKTEVPKFEIGDEVEVGVRIIEGSKERVQPFIGTVIARAGTGVSEMFTVRRIVNNEGVERVFPLHSPRLAHVKVQRKGKTRRAKLYYLRDRVGKARRLRERKGGHKASTESASADAQSVRPNRASEPEPVVV; encoded by the coding sequence ATGCGAAACAAGTTTATCACCGCCGTTGAATCGGCGCATTTGAAGACCGAAGTACCCAAGTTTGAGATCGGCGACGAGGTCGAGGTCGGCGTTCGAATCATCGAAGGATCGAAGGAACGCGTGCAGCCGTTCATCGGTACCGTCATCGCCCGCGCAGGCACGGGCGTCTCGGAGATGTTCACCGTCCGCCGAATCGTTAACAACGAAGGCGTCGAACGCGTGTTCCCGCTCCATTCGCCTCGCCTCGCTCACGTCAAGGTCCAACGAAAGGGCAAGACCCGCCGGGCGAAGCTCTACTACCTGCGAGATCGCGTCGGCAAGGCGCGGCGGCTGCGCGAGCGAAAGGGCGGTCACAAGGCGTCTACGGAGTCGGCTTCGGCCGATGCCCAATCTGTTCGCCCGAACCGCGCGAGCGAGCCTGAACCGGTCGTCGTCTGA
- the trmD gene encoding tRNA (guanosine(37)-N1)-methyltransferase TrmD: MRIDLLTLFPEACEPFFDSSIVGRARRSGRVSIACHNLRDYSTDPHRKVDDRPFGGGPGMVLMCQPVFDAVNAIEQIGNEPATRILLTPAGERMSQRLAEELATHPRLLLVAGHYEGFDERIRLGLAPREISIGDYVLSGGEAAAMVIVDAVVRLLPGVLGDDASAAEESFSNWRIDSAGSVAAGNATELTERAALLEYPQYTRPREFRGMSVPDILMSGDHGRIRTWRREQAVERTRVRRPDLLNLVPTLREEDDRPDGRLEK; encoded by the coding sequence ATGCGGATTGACTTGCTGACGTTGTTTCCGGAGGCGTGCGAGCCGTTTTTCGATTCAAGCATCGTCGGCCGCGCTCGGCGATCCGGCCGGGTGTCGATCGCGTGTCACAATCTCCGGGATTACTCGACCGACCCGCATCGAAAGGTCGACGACAGGCCGTTCGGAGGCGGCCCCGGAATGGTCCTGATGTGTCAGCCGGTTTTCGACGCGGTCAACGCGATCGAGCAAATCGGCAACGAGCCCGCGACGAGGATTCTGCTGACGCCCGCAGGCGAACGCATGTCCCAGCGGCTCGCCGAAGAGTTGGCGACGCACCCACGGTTGCTGTTGGTTGCCGGACATTACGAGGGCTTTGACGAGCGGATCAGGCTCGGATTGGCCCCTCGGGAAATATCGATCGGCGACTACGTGCTCAGCGGTGGTGAAGCGGCCGCAATGGTAATTGTCGATGCCGTCGTGAGGCTCCTGCCGGGTGTGCTCGGCGATGATGCATCCGCGGCGGAGGAGTCGTTTTCGAACTGGCGGATCGATTCAGCCGGTTCGGTCGCGGCGGGCAATGCGACGGAATTAACGGAGCGCGCGGCGCTCCTCGAATATCCGCAGTACACGCGGCCTCGCGAATTTCGGGGCATGTCGGTGCCGGATATCCTGATGAGCGGTGATCACGGGCGGATTCGCACGTGGCGCCGTGAGCAGGCTGTGGAACGAACTCGGGTTCGGCGTCCGGATTTGTTGAACTTGGTGCCGACACTTCGGGAAGAGGACGATCGCCCCGACGGTCGATTGGAGAAGTAA
- the rpsP gene encoding 30S ribosomal protein S16, which translates to MAVKLRLTRLGRSHRSFFRLRAADERCPSDGRFIEELGYVDPIAKDPAKQVSLKRERIEHWLSMGAKVSPTVEKLLSKHGIKKPATASK; encoded by the coding sequence ATGGCAGTTAAGTTGAGATTGACGCGGCTTGGCCGATCGCACCGTTCGTTCTTCCGATTGCGGGCGGCCGATGAGCGATGTCCGTCCGATGGTCGCTTCATTGAGGAGTTGGGATACGTCGACCCGATTGCGAAGGATCCGGCGAAGCAGGTCTCATTGAAGCGTGAGCGCATCGAACATTGGCTCTCGATGGGCGCGAAGGTCAGCCCGACGGTCGAGAAACTGCTCAGCAAGCACGGCATTAAGAAGCCCGCGACCGCATCGAAGTGA
- the ade gene encoding adenine deaminase, which yields MSDNLDRDLIDVAAGRRPAELVLRNARLVNVVSNEVHDAEIALFRGRIAGITGGIEADETLDLQGRHVCPGFIDAHVHIESSMLAVPEYARVVAACGTTAVVADPHEFANVMGAAGISYVLRTSEHAPIRVFVMLSSCVPASPLESAGANMSAEDLRPFLNDSRVLGLAEMMNYPGVVHGDAGVLAKLEMCRGRIIDGHAPSLSGRDLNAYCAAGILSDHECIRAEEAAEKLRLGLTIMIREGSQTRNLKALAPLVTPATAGRFLFCTDDKDVRDLLDEGHIDFMIRSAIAEGLDPILAVRLATWNSARYFGLRDSGAILPGYRADLVVLDDLRECRVAQTYVAGRLVAEGGRCIATAAQPIGDDGRNTVHVRPLTHSDLQIPASGDQSCHVHVIEVLDNRIDTERSVDHVTIRGGELLTDPARDLAKMIVVERHRSSGEIGRGFARGFKLHSGAIGSSVAHDAHNLISVGTNDQDILAALQHIQRMQGGWVVIDKGRVLADVPLPIAGLVTDAPAATAAEQLRILTEAARTLGCEFAQPFMCLAFLSLSVIGKLKLTNKGLIDVEKFAVTDLIVS from the coding sequence TTGTCTGATAACCTGGATCGAGACCTTATCGACGTCGCCGCAGGCAGACGGCCTGCCGAATTGGTTCTCCGCAACGCGAGGCTGGTCAACGTCGTCTCCAATGAAGTTCATGACGCCGAGATCGCCCTTTTCAGAGGCCGGATCGCTGGAATCACTGGCGGCATTGAAGCCGACGAAACGCTTGATCTGCAAGGTCGGCACGTTTGCCCCGGCTTCATCGACGCGCATGTGCACATCGAGTCGTCGATGTTAGCGGTCCCAGAGTATGCGCGCGTGGTTGCGGCGTGCGGAACGACCGCAGTGGTGGCCGATCCGCACGAGTTCGCGAATGTCATGGGAGCCGCCGGCATCTCCTATGTGCTTCGGACTTCCGAGCACGCCCCGATCCGCGTTTTTGTAATGCTCAGCTCGTGTGTTCCCGCAAGTCCGCTCGAGTCGGCCGGAGCAAACATGAGCGCCGAGGACCTGCGGCCGTTTCTCAATGATTCGCGCGTGCTGGGGCTCGCGGAGATGATGAACTACCCGGGCGTCGTTCATGGTGATGCCGGCGTGCTGGCCAAGCTGGAGATGTGCCGCGGTCGAATCATTGACGGACACGCTCCGTCACTTTCCGGGCGCGATCTGAATGCGTATTGCGCGGCCGGCATCCTGAGCGACCACGAATGCATTCGTGCTGAAGAGGCAGCCGAGAAACTCCGCCTCGGACTCACCATCATGATCCGGGAGGGTTCGCAGACGCGAAATCTGAAAGCGCTTGCACCGCTCGTGACGCCCGCGACGGCCGGCCGATTTCTCTTTTGCACAGACGACAAGGACGTTCGCGATCTGCTGGATGAGGGTCATATCGACTTCATGATTCGCAGTGCAATCGCCGAGGGGCTTGATCCGATTCTGGCGGTGCGGCTGGCGACATGGAACAGCGCTCGGTACTTCGGCCTACGCGATAGCGGCGCGATTCTGCCGGGCTATCGAGCCGACCTGGTTGTGCTCGATGATCTGCGTGAATGCCGCGTCGCACAAACATACGTCGCCGGGCGGCTTGTCGCGGAGGGTGGGCGATGCATCGCGACGGCGGCGCAACCGATCGGAGATGACGGGCGAAATACGGTTCATGTGCGACCACTGACGCACAGTGACCTGCAAATCCCGGCGAGTGGAGATCAATCGTGCCATGTTCATGTTATCGAGGTGCTCGATAATCGAATAGATACCGAGCGTTCGGTCGACCACGTGACCATCCGCGGCGGTGAATTGCTCACTGATCCGGCGCGCGACCTCGCGAAGATGATCGTCGTGGAGCGACATCGATCCAGCGGCGAAATAGGGCGCGGGTTCGCCCGCGGATTCAAGCTGCACTCCGGAGCGATCGGCAGCAGCGTGGCCCACGACGCACACAATCTGATCAGTGTCGGCACAAACGATCAGGATATTCTGGCCGCACTCCAGCATATTCAACGCATGCAGGGCGGCTGGGTCGTGATTGACAAGGGGAGGGTGCTGGCCGATGTGCCGCTGCCCATCGCCGGGCTCGTCACGGACGCGCCGGCGGCCACAGCGGCGGAGCAACTACGAATTCTGACCGAGGCTGCCCGCACGCTGGGATGCGAATTCGCACAACCTTTCATGTGTCTGGCGTTCCTGAGCCTCTCGGTGATCGGGAAGTTGAAGCTGACAAATAAGGGCCTGATCGACGTGGAGAAGTTCGCCGTGACCGACCTCATCGTCTCGTAG
- a CDS encoding DUF58 domain-containing protein, which produces MNASELLKRIRRIHIRTSHMASDVFAGQYHSAFKGQGIEFEEVREYQPGDDIRSIDWNVTARHGRPFIKRFREERELTVMLLVDSSGSQAFGTAGQLKRELVTEVGATLAFSAITNNDKVGLIAFSNEIELHVKPAKGTRHVLRVIRDLLSFQPRHRGTDITAALEHLNHVMRRKAVVFIISDFQDSGYEKALRVVRRRHDVIPIVVRDPREVELPNVRFVELEDGESGRRVLVDTTSAAFREMYRRHALSESAARDDMFRRMNTTAITLTTGESFVEPLTRYFRLRGRRY; this is translated from the coding sequence ATGAACGCATCCGAACTGCTCAAACGCATTCGTCGCATCCACATCCGCACCAGCCATATGGCCAGTGACGTCTTTGCCGGGCAGTATCATTCCGCCTTCAAAGGGCAGGGCATCGAGTTCGAGGAGGTTCGCGAGTATCAGCCCGGCGATGATATTCGATCCATTGATTGGAATGTGACCGCTCGTCACGGCCGGCCGTTCATCAAGCGATTTCGCGAGGAGCGGGAATTAACGGTCATGTTGCTTGTGGATTCGAGCGGCTCTCAGGCCTTTGGGACCGCCGGGCAGCTTAAGCGCGAGTTGGTCACTGAAGTCGGGGCAACGCTGGCCTTCAGCGCCATCACCAACAACGACAAGGTCGGGCTGATTGCCTTCTCCAATGAGATCGAACTGCACGTCAAACCGGCAAAAGGTACGCGACATGTGCTCCGGGTCATACGCGATTTGCTTTCATTTCAGCCCCGACATCGCGGAACCGATATCACCGCCGCCCTTGAGCACCTGAACCATGTGATGCGTCGCAAAGCCGTTGTCTTCATCATCAGCGACTTCCAGGATTCGGGTTACGAGAAGGCGCTGCGTGTTGTACGGCGGCGGCATGACGTGATTCCAATCGTTGTTCGCGATCCACGTGAGGTCGAGTTGCCCAATGTGCGCTTCGTCGAACTGGAAGATGGTGAGTCCGGGCGCCGCGTGCTTGTTGACACCACGAGTGCGGCTTTCCGGGAGATGTACCGCCGTCACGCGCTCAGCGAGTCCGCGGCAAGAGATGACATGTTTCGCCGCATGAACACGACGGCCATCACACTGACAACCGGCGAATCATTTGTCGAGCCATTGACCAGGTATTTCCGGTTGCGTGGCCGCCGATACTGA
- a CDS encoding MoxR family ATPase — protein MQASEQNGLKNVQPLNIAAVPLSGAACTCPREPRADGAMIVSQLDVKNIGEMVRAASDPFNRLRDEMARVIVGQEAMIKNLTIGLLSNGHILLEGVPGLAKTTAVSTMARAINTGFQRIQFTPDLLPADLIGTLIYQPQNGQFTVKKGPIFTNIILADEINRAPAKVQSALLEAMQERQVTIGDQTYPLPQPFLVLATQNPIEQEGTYPLPEAQVDRFMLKVTVSYPTPQQERQILDRMAVTQTSSGVSPVMDPADILKARKVVDEIYIDDKIKDYIVSLVVATREPRTADLDIGHLIQYGASPRASIMLTLGAKANAFLAGRGFVTPQDVKDVALVVLRHRVIISYEAEAEEQTSDSIVRMILDHVAVP, from the coding sequence ATGCAGGCCAGCGAACAAAACGGCTTGAAGAATGTGCAGCCGTTAAACATCGCGGCAGTCCCGCTGTCTGGGGCTGCTTGTACCTGTCCGCGAGAACCCCGGGCAGACGGAGCAATGATCGTGTCACAACTCGACGTGAAGAACATTGGTGAAATGGTCCGGGCCGCGAGTGACCCGTTCAATCGATTGCGCGACGAAATGGCCCGCGTCATCGTTGGTCAGGAAGCGATGATTAAGAACCTCACCATCGGCTTGTTGTCCAACGGACATATTCTTCTGGAGGGCGTGCCGGGACTTGCCAAGACCACGGCGGTGTCCACCATGGCGCGAGCGATCAATACGGGCTTCCAGCGCATTCAGTTTACGCCCGATCTGTTGCCGGCGGATCTGATCGGCACGTTGATCTACCAGCCGCAGAACGGGCAATTTACTGTAAAGAAAGGCCCGATTTTTACCAACATCATCCTCGCGGACGAAATCAATCGTGCGCCCGCGAAGGTTCAGAGCGCCCTGTTGGAGGCGATGCAGGAAAGGCAGGTGACCATCGGCGACCAGACCTATCCGTTGCCGCAGCCGTTCCTGGTGCTCGCCACGCAAAATCCCATCGAGCAGGAAGGCACCTATCCCCTGCCTGAAGCGCAGGTCGATCGATTCATGCTGAAGGTAACTGTCAGCTATCCCACGCCACAGCAGGAACGGCAGATTCTCGATCGAATGGCTGTCACGCAAACGTCATCCGGCGTATCGCCGGTCATGGATCCGGCGGATATTCTCAAGGCCCGGAAGGTCGTCGACGAAATCTACATCGACGACAAGATCAAGGATTACATCGTCTCGCTTGTCGTAGCCACCCGAGAGCCCCGCACTGCTGATCTCGATATCGGGCATCTCATCCAGTATGGCGCCTCGCCCCGTGCGTCGATCATGCTGACCCTGGGCGCTAAAGCCAATGCGTTTCTCGCCGGACGCGGATTCGTGACGCCGCAGGATGTCAAGGATGTGGCTCTTGTCGTCCTGCGCCATCGCGTGATCATCAGCTACGAAGCCGAGGCGGAAGAGCAGACGAGCGATTCGATTGTGCGAATGATTCTCGATCATGTGGCCGTTCCATGA
- the thrC gene encoding threonine synthase, whose translation MTDVAFLRCIRPACAATSDLASDSFMCDRCGSLLDVAYQWDRLATPGHLGFFDERHQSRIEPIDFSGVWRFRELLPFAVPESLVTIGEGQTILHAADVRRIDLPLRSGQLYFQYEGLNPSGSFKDNGMAAAFTMARRLGRQRVACASTGNTSASLALYASLTRLSDDQPMQGIVFVGAGKIAYGKLSQALDYGALTLQIEGDFDACLKQIRDAAPRLKLYLMNSVNPFRLEGQKAIMYRVLEAMGWEVPDWIIVPGGNLGNSAAFGKAFIELQELGLVHRMPRLAIVNARGANTLFELVHTRGLTWNNGNWDDAIVVAHRNERAKAGLRARTIASAIEIADPVNLPKALRSLSALNGVVTDVSDEEILDEKARIGRSGFGCEPASAASLAGLRRLIREGTVDHDARVVCILTGHGLKDPDATASYHMGVKQLEQAETPGAPVRPHSNRPIRVANDLDAICRTIEEHS comes from the coding sequence ATGACGGATGTCGCCTTTCTTCGCTGCATTCGACCTGCGTGCGCGGCCACGTCAGACCTCGCATCTGATTCATTCATGTGCGATCGCTGCGGTTCACTCCTGGACGTCGCATATCAGTGGGACCGACTGGCGACGCCGGGGCATCTTGGGTTCTTTGATGAACGCCACCAATCGCGGATCGAGCCGATCGATTTCTCCGGCGTCTGGCGATTTCGTGAACTGCTGCCTTTCGCGGTGCCCGAGTCGCTCGTGACGATTGGCGAAGGTCAGACCATTCTCCATGCGGCGGACGTGCGCCGGATTGACCTGCCGCTCCGTTCCGGACAACTCTACTTTCAATACGAAGGACTCAATCCATCCGGCAGCTTCAAGGACAACGGCATGGCGGCCGCCTTTACGATGGCGCGCCGGCTGGGTCGTCAGCGTGTCGCCTGTGCGTCGACCGGCAACACCAGTGCGAGCCTGGCGCTGTACGCATCGCTCACCCGGCTCTCGGATGACCAGCCGATGCAGGGCATCGTCTTCGTTGGAGCCGGCAAAATCGCGTATGGCAAGCTGTCGCAGGCCCTCGACTATGGCGCGCTGACGCTCCAAATCGAAGGCGATTTCGATGCCTGCCTGAAGCAAATTCGAGACGCGGCACCAAGGTTAAAACTGTACCTCATGAACTCGGTGAATCCGTTTCGCCTCGAAGGACAGAAGGCAATCATGTACCGCGTTCTGGAGGCGATGGGATGGGAAGTTCCGGACTGGATCATCGTGCCCGGCGGCAACCTCGGCAATTCGGCGGCCTTCGGCAAGGCGTTCATTGAGTTGCAGGAGCTGGGCCTGGTTCATCGCATGCCCCGCCTGGCGATCGTGAACGCGCGCGGCGCGAACACGCTGTTCGAATTGGTGCACACACGCGGCCTTACATGGAACAACGGCAACTGGGATGACGCGATTGTCGTCGCCCATCGCAACGAACGTGCCAAGGCCGGTCTTCGAGCGCGCACGATCGCCTCGGCCATCGAGATCGCCGACCCGGTCAATCTGCCAAAAGCGCTGCGTTCACTTAGCGCTCTGAATGGCGTCGTCACGGACGTGAGCGATGAAGAGATCCTTGACGAAAAAGCACGAATCGGCCGCAGCGGTTTCGGATGCGAACCGGCCAGTGCCGCAAGCCTGGCTGGACTTCGTCGACTGATTCGCGAGGGCACGGTGGATCACGACGCTCGCGTCGTCTGCATCCTGACCGGCCACGGGCTGAAGGACCCGGACGCAACCGCGAGCTATCATATGGGTGTCAAACAGTTGGAACAGGCGGAGACGCCCGGGGCCCCGGTTCGCCCACATTCAAACCGCCCGATTCGGGTGGCAAACGACCTGGACGCCATCTGCCGAACGATCGAGGAGCATAGCTGA
- a CDS encoding DUF59 domain-containing protein → MAHSAQDLRGRIESVLRTIRDPEIPVNIVELGLIYQLDVSGTGSIAIRMTLTTPNCPVAGDLLREVEQKVRGVDGVTEARVDLVWEPPWQRSMMSDAAKLQLDMFDGDIPSHKEKFIKLGRLK, encoded by the coding sequence ATGGCCCATAGCGCGCAGGATCTCCGCGGTCGGATCGAAAGTGTCCTTCGCACCATTCGCGATCCGGAGATTCCGGTCAACATTGTGGAGTTGGGGCTGATCTACCAGCTTGATGTGAGCGGCACCGGATCGATTGCCATTCGCATGACACTCACGACGCCAAACTGCCCCGTCGCGGGCGACCTGCTTCGGGAAGTGGAGCAGAAGGTTCGAGGTGTGGACGGCGTGACCGAGGCCAGAGTGGATCTCGTCTGGGAACCGCCATGGCAGCGGTCGATGATGTCAGACGCAGCAAAGCTTCAACTTGACATGTTTGACGGCGATATCCCCTCGCACAAGGAAAAGTTCATCAAGCTCGGTCGGCTCAAATAG